In Mycobacterium sp. 050128, one genomic interval encodes:
- a CDS encoding NDP-sugar synthase, whose product MAIAGVDAVILVGGKGTRLRPLTLSAPKPMLPTAGVPFLTHMLSRVAAAGVEHVILSTSYKAGVFEAEFGDGSALGLEIDYVTESEPLGTGGGIANIADKLRHDTALIFNGDVLSGADLGQLVESHRANQADVTLHLVRVGDPRAFGCVPTDENNRVLAFLEKTEDPPTDQINAGTYVFERKIIDRIPRGRPVSVEREVFPALLSDPDVKICGYVDATYWRDMGTPDDFVRGSSDLVRGIVTSPALHGHHGEKLVHEGAAVSPGAVLIGGTVVGRGAEIGPGVRLDGAVIFDGVKIEAGSVVERSIVGFGARIGPRALIRDGVIGDGADIGARCELLRGARVWPGVSIPDGGIRYSSDV is encoded by the coding sequence TTGGCGATTGCCGGAGTGGATGCGGTGATTCTGGTCGGCGGCAAGGGCACTCGCCTGCGGCCGCTGACGTTGTCGGCGCCCAAGCCGATGCTGCCGACGGCCGGGGTGCCGTTTCTCACCCACATGTTGTCGCGCGTCGCCGCGGCGGGCGTCGAGCACGTCATCCTGAGCACCTCGTACAAGGCCGGGGTGTTCGAAGCGGAGTTCGGTGACGGGTCTGCGCTGGGTCTGGAGATCGACTACGTCACCGAATCCGAGCCGCTGGGGACCGGCGGCGGCATCGCCAACATCGCGGACAAGTTGCGCCACGACACCGCGCTGATCTTCAACGGCGACGTGCTGTCCGGCGCCGATCTCGGCCAGCTGGTGGAGTCGCACCGGGCCAACCAGGCCGACGTGACGCTGCACCTGGTGCGGGTGGGTGATCCGCGTGCCTTCGGTTGCGTGCCGACCGACGAGAACAACCGCGTCTTGGCCTTTCTGGAGAAGACCGAGGATCCCCCGACCGATCAGATCAACGCCGGCACCTACGTCTTCGAGCGCAAGATCATCGACCGGATTCCGCGCGGGCGGCCGGTGTCGGTCGAGCGCGAGGTGTTCCCAGCGTTGTTGTCGGACCCCGACGTGAAGATCTGCGGCTACGTCGACGCCACCTACTGGCGAGACATGGGCACCCCGGACGATTTCGTCCGCGGTTCGTCGGACCTGGTGCGCGGCATCGTCACGTCTCCCGCCCTGCATGGTCATCACGGCGAGAAGCTGGTGCACGAAGGCGCGGCGGTGTCGCCCGGTGCGGTGCTGATCGGTGGCACCGTCGTCGGGCGCGGCGCCGAGATCGGTCCCGGGGTGCGGCTGGACGGCGCGGTGATCTTCGACGGCGTCAAGATCGAGGCGGGCAGCGTGGTCGAGCGCTCGATCGTCGGCTTCGGGGCGCGCATCGGTCCGCGCGCGCTGATCCGCGACGGGGTGATCGGCGACGGCGCCGACATCGGTGCGCGCTGCGAGCTGTTGCGCGGCGCCCGGGTCTGGCCCGGTGTCTCGATTCCCGACGGCGGGATCCGCTACTCCAGCGACGTCTGA
- the rfbD gene encoding dTDP-4-dehydrorhamnose reductase: MSGRIVVTGAGGQLGGRLAAHGTEQGRNVLALTSAQWDITDPAAAEAIVTSGDVVINCAAYTDVDGAESDQARAYAVNEAAPAHIARACARVGARLIHVSTDFVFAGDYADPHPFEPSDETTPRGVYACSKRAGEVAVLAALPEAQCTVVRTAWVYTGGTGKDFVAIMRKLAAGGDAQGPVKVVDDQVGSPTYVGDVADALLQIADDRVPGPILHAANEGAVSRFGLARAVFEECGADPERVHPVSTAEFPRPAPRPTYSALSSRESAAAGMTPLRPWRPALVAALAAPAASGGPAPAERPIISTRD, translated from the coding sequence ATGTCGGGCAGGATCGTCGTCACCGGAGCCGGTGGACAGCTGGGCGGGCGTTTGGCGGCCCACGGCACTGAGCAGGGACGCAACGTCCTGGCGCTGACGTCCGCGCAGTGGGACATCACCGACCCGGCCGCCGCGGAGGCGATCGTGACGAGCGGCGACGTCGTTATCAATTGCGCCGCCTACACCGATGTCGACGGCGCCGAGAGCGACCAAGCGCGGGCGTACGCGGTCAATGAGGCCGCGCCGGCGCACATCGCGCGGGCCTGCGCGCGGGTCGGCGCCCGGCTGATCCACGTCTCGACCGACTTCGTTTTTGCCGGTGATTACGCCGATCCCCATCCGTTCGAACCCAGCGACGAGACCACGCCGCGCGGCGTATACGCATGCAGCAAGCGCGCCGGCGAAGTCGCCGTGCTGGCGGCGCTGCCGGAGGCCCAGTGCACCGTGGTCCGCACCGCCTGGGTCTACACCGGCGGCACCGGCAAAGACTTCGTCGCGATCATGCGCAAGCTCGCGGCCGGCGGTGATGCCCAAGGCCCGGTTAAGGTCGTCGACGACCAGGTCGGCTCGCCCACCTACGTCGGCGACGTGGCCGACGCACTGCTGCAGATCGCCGACGACCGCGTGCCCGGGCCGATCCTGCACGCCGCCAACGAGGGCGCCGTCTCGCGATTCGGCCTGGCCCGCGCGGTGTTCGAGGAGTGTGGCGCCGACCCCGAGCGGGTGCACCCGGTGAGCACCGCCGAATTTCCCCGTCCCGCGCCCCGTCCGACCTACTCCGCGTTGTCGAGCCGGGAGTCGGCGGCGGCGGGCATGACGCCGCTGCGGCCCTGGCGCCCTGCGCTTGTCGCGGCGCTGGCCGCGCCCGCCGCCTCGGGGGGGCCGGCTCCAGCCGAACGACCGATAATCTCTACGCGTGACTGA
- a CDS encoding TIGR03089 family protein has translation MHQLTTLSGAILDPMLAADPVGPRITYYDDATSERIELSAVTLANWAAKTGNLLRDELGAGPDSRVAILLPAHWQTAAVLFGVWWIGAEAVLDGPADLALCTIERLDEADATVEPGGEVAVLSLDPFGRPANLGGSDLPIGVTDYATAVRVHGDQIVAERHPGPALAGRSVEEVLADCESSAAARGLTAKDRVLSTASWPGPAELVDGLLAIMSVGASLVQVANPDPAALQRRVETEKVTRVL, from the coding sequence GTGCATCAACTGACCACGCTATCCGGGGCGATCCTCGATCCGATGCTGGCCGCCGACCCGGTCGGTCCGCGCATTACCTATTACGACGACGCGACCAGCGAGCGCATCGAGTTGTCCGCGGTGACCCTGGCCAACTGGGCGGCCAAGACCGGCAACCTATTACGCGACGAGTTGGGCGCGGGCCCGGACAGCCGGGTGGCGATCTTGTTGCCCGCGCATTGGCAGACCGCGGCGGTCCTCTTCGGGGTGTGGTGGATCGGCGCCGAGGCGGTTCTCGACGGGCCGGCCGACCTGGCGCTGTGCACCATCGAACGGCTCGACGAGGCCGACGCGACGGTCGAGCCCGGCGGCGAGGTCGCGGTGTTGTCGCTGGATCCATTCGGTCGTCCCGCAAACCTGGGGGGATCCGATCTGCCGATCGGCGTCACCGACTACGCCACCGCGGTGCGGGTGCATGGCGACCAGATCGTCGCCGAACGCCATCCCGGCCCCGCACTGGCCGGCCGTTCCGTCGAAGAAGTCCTGGCCGACTGTGAAAGCTCGGCGGCGGCAAGGGGTTTGACGGCCAAGGATCGGGTGCTTTCCACCGCCTCGTGGCCGGGCCCGGCCGAATTGGTCGACGGCCTGCTGGCGATCATGTCCGTCGGCGCCTCGTTGGTCCAGGTGGCCAACCCGGATCCGGCGGCGCTGCAGCGCCGCGTCGAGACCGAGAAGGTCACCCGCGTTCTCTGA
- a CDS encoding class I SAM-dependent methyltransferase, protein MARSDDDTWDLATSVGATATMVAAGRARATRDELIDDRFAEPLVRAVGVDFFTRWANAEIDAAEVDEPGAPWGMQRMTDLLAARTRYIDAFFADAQKDEAAAGIRQVVILASGLDARGYRLPWAPGTTVFEIDQPEVIEFKTTTIEALGAKPTAELRAVAVDLRHDWPSALTRAGFDTGQPAAWAAEGLLGFLPPDAQDRLLDNITALSADGSRLVAEVFLNTGCNQNALNGASQRWRDHGLDVVLDDLGFPGERSDAATYLADRGWHPVSTPLNQLLADNGLPQQPDGDDAPFAKNYYCTAVLHQAG, encoded by the coding sequence GTGGCACGCAGCGACGACGACACCTGGGACCTGGCGACGAGTGTGGGAGCCACCGCCACCATGGTGGCCGCCGGACGGGCCCGGGCCACCAGGGACGAGCTGATCGACGACCGGTTCGCCGAGCCGCTGGTGCGCGCCGTCGGCGTCGACTTCTTCACCCGGTGGGCCAACGCCGAGATCGACGCGGCCGAGGTCGACGAGCCCGGTGCACCATGGGGCATGCAGCGCATGACCGACCTGCTGGCGGCGCGCACCCGCTACATCGATGCGTTCTTCGCCGACGCCCAGAAAGACGAAGCCGCCGCGGGCATCCGCCAAGTCGTGATCCTGGCCTCCGGCCTGGACGCGCGCGGATACCGACTGCCCTGGGCCCCGGGAACGACGGTGTTCGAGATCGATCAGCCGGAAGTCATCGAGTTCAAGACCACCACGATCGAAGCGCTCGGTGCCAAGCCCACCGCCGAGCTCCGGGCCGTCGCGGTCGACCTGCGCCACGATTGGCCGTCAGCGCTGACGCGGGCCGGGTTCGATACCGGCCAACCCGCCGCGTGGGCTGCAGAGGGCCTACTCGGCTTCCTGCCACCCGACGCCCAGGATCGCTTGCTGGACAACATCACCGCGCTGTCCGCCGACGGCAGCCGGCTGGTGGCCGAGGTGTTTCTGAATACCGGCTGCAATCAGAACGCGTTGAACGGCGCCAGCCAGCGGTGGCGCGATCACGGGCTCGACGTCGTGCTCGACGATCTGGGCTTCCCGGGTGAGCGCAGCGATGCGGCCACGTATCTGGCCGATCGCGGCTGGCATCCGGTCAGCACCCCGCTGAATCAATTGTTGGCCGACAACGGATTACCGCAGCAGCCCGATGGTGACGACGCCCCGTTCGCCAAGAATTACTACTGCACCGCAGTTTTGCACCAGGCAGGGTAA
- a CDS encoding NUDIX hydrolase encodes MSIRDSAISVLADWRAPDPTQESLRHAVLAFVHARPDACRRECEAGHVTASAIVLDDTGTRVLLTLHPRLGRWVQLGGHCDDDDADIVTAALREAVEESGVPDLRIAPELAAIHVHPVTCSLGIPTRHLDLQFVAHAPSGAQIAISEESDDLRWWPADALPPGTDYALAHLVSRALAL; translated from the coding sequence ATGAGCATCCGCGATTCGGCCATCTCGGTGCTCGCCGACTGGCGGGCACCCGACCCGACGCAGGAGTCGCTGCGGCACGCCGTGCTGGCCTTCGTGCACGCTCGCCCCGACGCCTGCCGCCGCGAGTGCGAAGCCGGCCACGTCACGGCGTCGGCGATCGTGCTCGACGACACCGGCACCCGGGTGCTGCTGACCCTGCATCCCCGGCTAGGCCGCTGGGTCCAGCTCGGTGGCCACTGCGACGATGACGACGCCGACATCGTGACCGCGGCGCTGCGCGAAGCCGTCGAGGAATCCGGCGTGCCCGACCTGCGCATCGCACCGGAGCTGGCCGCGATTCACGTCCACCCGGTCACCTGCTCGCTGGGTATCCCGACCCGGCATCTGGACCTGCAATTCGTCGCGCACGCACCGTCGGGTGCCCAGATCGCGATCAGCGAGGAATCCGACGACTTGCGGTGGTGGCCGGCCGACGCGCTGCCACCCGGCACGGATTACGCGCTCGCACACCTGGTTTCGCGCGCACTGGCGTTGTAG
- a CDS encoding LCP family protein — translation MMLVQRVVRVVATVLAVAVVLGTGVAWNNVRAFEDGIFHMSAPSLGKGGDDGAIDILLVGLDSRTDAHGNPLTPEELATLKAGDEEATNTDTIILVRIPNNGKSATAISIPRDSYVMAPGLGKTKINGVYGQTREAKRTNLVKAGDSAEDAATQGTEAGREALIKTVGDLTGVTVDHYAEIGLLGFALITEALGGVNVCLKDAVYEPLSGADFPAGPQKLDGAEALSFVRQRHDLPRGDLDRVVRQQVVMASLAHRVISGQTLSSPGTLKKLEAAVQRSVVISQGWDVMDFVQQLQKLAGGNVAFATIPVLDGAGWSDDGMQSVVRVDPHQVQDWVASLLHDQDQGKTEQLAYTPAKTTATVVNDTDINGLAAAVSDVLSSKGFTTGAAGNNDGSHVKSSQVRANKSDDMGAQEVSKELGGLPVVPDASLAPGSVRVVLANDYTGPGSGLSGGTTAPARVTNQSATDPNVPAPSPILTAGSDKPECIN, via the coding sequence GTGATGCTTGTGCAGCGTGTGGTTCGTGTTGTTGCCACGGTGCTAGCCGTCGCCGTCGTTCTCGGCACCGGCGTGGCGTGGAACAACGTCCGGGCATTCGAAGACGGCATCTTCCACATGTCGGCCCCGTCGCTGGGCAAGGGCGGCGACGACGGCGCGATCGACATCCTGCTGGTCGGCCTGGATAGCCGCACCGACGCGCACGGCAACCCGTTGACCCCCGAGGAGCTGGCGACGCTGAAGGCCGGTGACGAGGAAGCCACCAACACCGACACCATCATCCTGGTCCGGATACCGAACAACGGGAAGTCGGCCACCGCGATCTCGATACCGCGCGACTCCTATGTGATGGCGCCCGGTCTGGGCAAGACGAAGATCAACGGGGTCTACGGCCAAACCCGGGAAGCCAAGCGGACCAACCTAGTGAAGGCCGGCGATTCGGCCGAGGACGCCGCCACTCAGGGAACCGAGGCCGGCCGCGAGGCCTTGATCAAGACCGTCGGCGACCTCACCGGTGTCACCGTCGACCACTACGCCGAGATCGGGCTGCTGGGCTTCGCCTTGATCACCGAAGCGCTCGGCGGCGTCAACGTGTGTCTCAAAGATGCTGTATACGAACCCCTTTCGGGTGCGGACTTCCCGGCCGGTCCACAAAAGCTGGACGGCGCAGAGGCGCTCAGCTTCGTGCGTCAGCGCCACGACCTGCCGCGCGGTGACCTCGACCGGGTGGTGCGCCAGCAAGTCGTGATGGCTTCGCTGGCCCACCGGGTGATCTCCGGCCAGACGTTGTCGAGCCCCGGCACGCTGAAAAAGCTGGAGGCCGCGGTGCAGCGCTCGGTGGTGATCTCCCAGGGTTGGGATGTGATGGATTTCGTCCAGCAGCTGCAGAAGCTGGCCGGCGGTAACGTCGCCTTCGCCACCATCCCGGTGCTCGACGGGGCCGGCTGGAGCGACGACGGCATGCAGAGCGTGGTCCGCGTCGACCCGCACCAGGTTCAGGACTGGGTCGCCAGCCTGTTGCACGACCAGGATCAGGGCAAAACCGAGCAACTGGCCTACACACCCGCCAAGACCACCGCCACCGTCGTCAACGACACCGACATCAACGGACTGGCGGCCGCGGTGTCAGATGTGTTGAGCTCCAAGGGATTTACCACAGGCGCAGCGGGCAACAACGACGGCAGCCACGTCAAATCCAGCCAGGTGCGCGCCAACAAGTCCGACGACATGGGAGCCCAGGAAGTCTCCAAGGAACTGGGCGGGTTGCCCGTCGTCCCCGATGCGTCACTGGCGCCGGGATCGGTCCGGGTGGTGCTGGCCAACGACTACACCGGACCGGGCTCGGGCCTGTCCGGTGGCACGACAGCACCGGCACGGGTGACCAACCAGTCGGCCACCGATCCGAATGTTCCTGCGCCTTCCCCGATCCTGACGGCCGGCAGCGACAAGCCGGAGTGCATCAACTGA
- a CDS encoding AMP-binding protein — MQTLAGWLRRLGLEGWSLLLFAKSGGLHPIRGRRVFAVLAALNRYGLLGAATVIAAGRDCHGVALIDERGALTFGELNERTNALANEWRGRGLGPGANVAILAANHRGFLEAVYGAAKCGAGVVLLNTGFGEQQLADMVSREDIDLLVYDDEYGPIVADVQPRLGRIRAWAHAPGTDTLDALIEHGDTSAPPASGGRPKIVISTSGTTGAPKGAARSEPYSLIPVGALLGKAPFRGREVTECCVPLFHSLGFSHAMFGMVLGSTLVLRRHFDPERAVASVAAHRASALIVVPIMLRRILDLGPQALADRDLSNLRIVFVGGSQLGAALATRAAEELGPVVYNMYGTTEVAYATIATPADLVVEPGCVGRVVPGSVVKVFADADHEAPTGTPGRIFVGNVLAFEGYTGGGTRDSIQGLIATGDVGHFDGDGRLFIDGRDDEMIVSGGENVYPGEVEEALAQHPDIADVAVIGVDDEEFGQRLRAYIVLRPGASLTERDVQEYIRNRLARFKIPRDVLFVDELPRNAGGKVLKRMLNTRPSRPKDPRPIESVPRR; from the coding sequence GTGCAGACGTTGGCGGGATGGTTGCGGCGCCTCGGCCTTGAAGGCTGGTCACTACTTCTTTTTGCGAAGTCCGGGGGGTTGCACCCGATCCGCGGCCGTCGCGTATTCGCGGTGCTGGCGGCGCTGAACCGCTACGGGCTGTTGGGTGCGGCGACGGTGATCGCCGCGGGCCGAGATTGCCATGGGGTGGCGCTGATCGACGAGCGGGGTGCGCTGACCTTCGGCGAGCTGAATGAGCGGACCAATGCGTTGGCCAACGAGTGGCGCGGGCGCGGACTCGGCCCGGGCGCCAACGTGGCGATCTTGGCCGCCAACCACAGAGGTTTTCTCGAAGCGGTCTACGGCGCAGCCAAGTGCGGAGCCGGGGTGGTTCTGCTCAACACCGGATTTGGCGAGCAGCAACTGGCCGACATGGTCAGCCGCGAGGACATCGATCTGCTTGTCTATGACGACGAGTACGGCCCGATCGTCGCTGACGTCCAACCGCGGCTGGGGCGCATCCGGGCCTGGGCACATGCGCCGGGTACCGACACTCTCGATGCGCTGATCGAGCATGGCGATACCTCGGCGCCACCCGCGTCCGGTGGTAGACCCAAGATCGTCATTTCGACCAGCGGGACGACCGGCGCCCCGAAGGGGGCCGCGCGCTCCGAGCCGTACTCGTTGATACCGGTGGGGGCGTTGCTCGGCAAGGCGCCGTTCAGGGGCCGAGAAGTCACCGAATGTTGTGTGCCACTGTTTCATTCGCTGGGGTTCAGCCACGCGATGTTCGGGATGGTGCTGGGCTCGACGTTGGTGCTGCGCCGCCACTTCGATCCCGAGCGGGCCGTGGCGAGCGTGGCCGCACATCGTGCCAGCGCCTTGATCGTGGTGCCGATCATGCTGCGGCGCATCCTGGACCTGGGCCCGCAAGCGCTGGCCGACCGCGATTTGTCGAACCTACGCATTGTGTTCGTCGGTGGGTCCCAGCTGGGTGCCGCGCTGGCGACCCGCGCGGCCGAAGAGTTGGGACCCGTCGTCTACAACATGTACGGGACCACCGAAGTCGCCTACGCCACCATCGCCACGCCTGCGGATCTGGTTGTCGAGCCGGGATGCGTCGGTCGAGTCGTGCCTGGATCGGTCGTCAAGGTGTTCGCCGACGCCGACCACGAGGCGCCGACCGGGACCCCCGGCCGGATCTTCGTCGGCAACGTGCTGGCGTTCGAGGGATACACCGGCGGTGGCACCAGGGACTCGATCCAGGGCCTGATAGCTACCGGTGACGTGGGCCATTTCGATGGCGACGGCAGGTTGTTCATCGATGGCCGCGACGACGAGATGATCGTGTCCGGGGGTGAGAACGTATACCCGGGCGAGGTCGAAGAGGCACTCGCGCAGCATCCGGATATCGCCGACGTCGCGGTGATCGGCGTCGACGATGAGGAGTTCGGCCAGCGCCTGCGCGCCTACATCGTGCTGCGCCCGGGCGCGTCGCTGACCGAGCGCGATGTCCAGGAATATATCCGAAACCGGTTGGCGCGCTTCAAGATTCCGCGTGATGTGCTGTTCGTCGACGAGCTGCCCCGCAACGCGGGCGGAAAGGTGCTGAAACGGATGCTCAACACGCGGCCTAGCCGGCCGAAAGACCCTCGGCCCATTGAATCAGTCCCTCGACGTTGA
- a CDS encoding class I SAM-dependent methyltransferase: MKTFAGKAAASADKVRGGYYTPASVARFLARWVREAGPRILEPSCGDGRILRELAALSAQVRGVELVPQEALKAQRFAPVDVANLFSWVAEIEAAGWDAVAGNPPYIRFGNWASEQREPALELMRREGLRPSRLTNAWVPFVVASTVMVRDGGRVGLVLPAELLQVSYAAQLREFLLARYREITLVTFARLVFDGILQEVVLFCGVAGAGPARIRTINLADADALAHADLDGEAAPALLHEKEKWTKYFLDPAAIRLLRTLNQSATMTRLGAVADVDVGIVTGRNSFFTFTDAQAHELGLRPHCVPLVSRSSQLCGLVYDTDCRASDIAAGQRTWLLDAPQEPADPALTSHIDAGEAAGVHLGYKCSIRVPWWRTPSLWVPDLFLLRQIHLAPRLTVNAAAATSTDTVHRVRLVGPAESRADPKAFAAVFHNSATFAFAEIMGRSYGGGILELEPTEAEQLPIPAPALAGAELAADVDLLLKANEIEKALDAVDRHVLIDGLGWSPDVVAQCRAAWHTLRDRRARRGAR; this comes from the coding sequence GTGAAAACGTTCGCGGGCAAGGCGGCCGCATCGGCCGACAAGGTTCGCGGCGGCTACTACACGCCGGCGTCGGTGGCACGATTTCTGGCCCGCTGGGTGCGCGAGGCCGGACCCCGGATCCTGGAACCCTCGTGCGGCGACGGCCGGATCCTGCGCGAGCTGGCCGCGCTCAGTGCGCAAGTACGGGGCGTGGAACTCGTGCCACAAGAGGCGCTCAAGGCACAGCGATTCGCTCCGGTCGACGTCGCGAATCTGTTCAGCTGGGTCGCCGAAATCGAGGCGGCCGGCTGGGACGCGGTGGCGGGCAATCCGCCCTACATCCGCTTCGGCAATTGGGCGTCCGAGCAACGGGAGCCGGCGCTGGAGCTGATGCGACGGGAGGGGCTGCGCCCCAGCAGGCTGACCAATGCCTGGGTCCCTTTCGTCGTCGCGAGCACGGTAATGGTGCGCGACGGCGGGCGGGTGGGTTTGGTATTGCCCGCCGAATTGCTGCAAGTCAGTTATGCCGCACAATTGCGCGAATTTCTGCTCGCGCGCTACCGCGAAATCACTCTGGTCACATTTGCCCGCCTGGTTTTCGACGGCATCCTGCAGGAAGTCGTGTTGTTCTGCGGGGTGGCCGGTGCGGGGCCCGCGCGAATTCGGACGATCAATCTCGCCGATGCCGACGCGCTCGCGCACGCGGACCTCGACGGCGAAGCCGCACCCGCGCTACTGCACGAGAAGGAGAAGTGGACCAAGTATTTCTTGGACCCCGCCGCGATCCGGCTGCTGCGCACGCTCAACCAGTCCGCCACGATGACGCGGCTCGGGGCCGTCGCCGACGTCGACGTCGGCATCGTGACCGGCCGCAACAGCTTCTTCACCTTCACCGACGCACAAGCCCACGAGCTGGGCTTGCGACCGCATTGCGTCCCGCTCGTCTCGCGCAGCAGCCAGCTGTGCGGTCTGGTCTACGACACCGATTGCCGGGCAAGCGATATCGCGGCCGGGCAGCGGACCTGGCTGCTCGACGCCCCGCAGGAGCCCGCCGATCCCGCGCTGACCAGCCACATCGATGCCGGTGAGGCCGCCGGGGTTCACCTCGGCTATAAGTGCTCGATCCGCGTGCCGTGGTGGAGAACCCCGTCGCTGTGGGTTCCCGATCTGTTCCTGCTGCGCCAGATTCACCTGGCGCCGCGGCTGACCGTCAACGCCGCCGCGGCGACCAGCACCGACACCGTGCATCGGGTGCGGCTGGTGGGACCCGCCGAAAGCCGGGCGGACCCGAAGGCGTTCGCGGCGGTGTTCCACAACAGCGCGACATTCGCTTTCGCCGAGATCATGGGCCGTAGTTATGGTGGTGGCATCTTGGAACTGGAGCCGACCGAAGCCGAGCAGCTGCCCATTCCCGCCCCGGCCCTGGCCGGCGCCGAACTGGCCGCAGATGTGGATCTCCTGCTGAAGGCCAACGAAATCGAGAAGGCACTCGACGCCGTCGACCGTCACGTCCTGATCGACGGGCTCGGCTGGTCACCCGATGTCGTCGCGCAGTGCCGAGCGGCATGGCACACGCTGCGCGACCGCCGGGCCAGACGCGGCGCCCGATGA
- a CDS encoding glycosyltransferase family 2 protein, producing MTDVLPVVTVTYSPGHHLERFLASLSLATERPVSVLMADNGSTDGAPQAAVERYPNVRLFSTGGNLGYGTAVNRAIEHLSERGEIDDWVLVANPDVQWGPNSIDALLEAATRWPQAGALGPLIHDPDGSVYPSARHLPSLIRGGMHAVIGPFWKRNPWSAAYRQERLEPSERPVGWLSGSCLLLRRSAYGQIGGFDERYFMYMEDVDLGDRLGKAGWLNVYVPSAEVLHHKGHSTGDDPASHLAAHHRSTYIFLADRHTGWWLAPLRWVLRASLALRSALMVRSSRRQRSEKSAEGRH from the coding sequence GTGACTGACGTCCTGCCGGTCGTGACGGTGACCTATTCGCCGGGCCACCACCTCGAACGTTTTCTGGCTTCGCTGTCGCTGGCCACCGAGCGTCCGGTCAGCGTTCTGATGGCCGACAACGGTTCCACCGATGGCGCGCCCCAGGCGGCGGTGGAGCGCTATCCGAACGTGCGGCTGTTCAGCACCGGGGGCAATCTCGGCTACGGCACCGCGGTCAACCGCGCGATCGAGCACCTGTCCGAGCGCGGGGAGATCGACGACTGGGTGCTGGTGGCCAACCCGGACGTGCAGTGGGGCCCGAACAGCATCGACGCGCTGCTGGAAGCGGCAACCCGCTGGCCGCAGGCCGGCGCGCTGGGCCCGCTGATCCACGACCCCGACGGCTCGGTGTATCCGTCGGCGCGCCACCTGCCCAGCCTGATCCGCGGCGGCATGCACGCGGTGATCGGGCCGTTCTGGAAGCGCAATCCCTGGTCGGCGGCCTACCGCCAGGAGCGGCTCGAGCCCAGCGAACGGCCGGTGGGCTGGCTCTCGGGATCGTGTCTACTGCTGCGCCGATCGGCCTACGGTCAGATCGGCGGATTCGACGAGCGCTACTTCATGTATATGGAGGACGTCGACCTCGGCGACCGGCTCGGCAAGGCCGGCTGGCTCAACGTCTACGTGCCGTCGGCCGAAGTGCTGCACCACAAGGGCCATTCCACCGGGGACGATCCGGCCAGCCACCTCGCCGCCCACCACCGCAGCACCTATATCTTTCTGGCAGATCGGCATACCGGTTGGTGGCTGGCTCCGCTGCGCTGGGTGTTGCGGGCCTCGTTGGCGTTGCGCTCGGCTCTGATGGTCCGCAGCTCGCGCCGGCAGCGTTCGGAGAAGTCGGCAGAAGGGCGACACTGA